The Lathyrus oleraceus cultivar Zhongwan6 chromosome 5, CAAS_Psat_ZW6_1.0, whole genome shotgun sequence genome includes the window aaaggaaagaaaTGGAAGAAAACTCAAGCTAAGAAAGTGTTGAAACCCAAGAAAACTGTCAAATGTCTCTTAGCTCATGTTCCTCTTAGAGTTTCTTCTAGAAAGGATTGGTATTTTGATAGGGGATGTTCGCATCATATGACTGGTGAAAGGATCTATATTGAAGAGTTAAAGCCATATTCTAATACTTATGTCAAATTTTGTGACGAAACTAGAGTAAGAAtcaaggggataggcaagctGATGAGTTCAGATTTACCATGTCTTGATGATGTGCTTCTAGCAGAAGGATTAACTGCTAAATTGATCTACATAATTCAATTATACGATCAAGATCTGAATGTTGGCTACAACAAGTCAA containing:
- the LOC127079575 gene encoding uncharacterized protein LOC127079575; the protein is MKNNGLDILNDVLEENVVVIGVDYNSANKKFKVPPKKKTKFHMYYSHPKSKGKKWKKTQAKKVLKPKKTVKCLLAHVPLRVSSRKDWYFDRGCSHHMTGERIYIEELKPYSNTYVKFCDETRVRIKGIGKLMSSDLPCLDDVLLAEGLTAKLIYIIQLYDQDLNVGYNKSK